The DNA region TAATGGTGAAGCTGTTATCCGCCGTAATGGCGAAGTGCGATCAATTTACGCAGGGCAGAAATTATAATAACCTGTTTAAACCTCTCGAACTTCGCTTGATACACAACATTAGTCTGTATCATTATTTCTGAGGAAGCAAATCTTTATTTCCCTCTTGACGGCGAGTGCGAAAACCCTGTCTTCCATTAACTTGGTCAAAGAGGACATCGTATTTATCAAAAAATGCGATGCCAGTATTTACAAATATAGGAAGTTCTGCCTGTGGCGAGATACTTAAATTCCAGCGATTAAATCCGTCGCGGGTTCCTGGTGTCACGCTGTAATCAAAAATGCCATTAATTGCTACTTTCAAAGCATTTGTTGAGCGCAATATTCCTGGTTTGAGTTTACCTGCTGTGGAAGCTGACTTGAATTCAGTCAAAGCATTAATAGTTCCAGTATCAGTGACCATTGTACCATTACAAGAATTTTTAGCAGCACTTCCAGCAAGAGTTAAACAAACTTTGCTCAGTCGAGAGTCCCATCTGTTACCGGGTACACCATTAATTTCAGGTTGTTTACTCCAAGGAGCCATTTTGAAACCTGCTTGATTGTCAGCAGTTAAACCGAGAATTAGGCTGCCATTGTTGTTACTACCACCATTGCCAACTACGATAAATCCGTTACTCAGATTGCCTGGTAATTTTCTCAACGGATTATAGAGAAGTGACTTTTCAAAATAGTTAACACCGATAATACCAGAAAATGGCACACCACTCTTTGCTGAACAATTAGGCTTTTGAGCAGTACATTGGCGACTAGTAACAATCTGTACCGGAACGGGTTCTGCGGCGGGAAGCAAACCAAATCGGATATTAGTATAAACTAATTCTCCCTCCAGGATAGTACCATCACTTAATACCTCCTTGATATTTTGTCCCGTGCTGCGAATAGGGGCATTGCCTAAAAACTCTTTGGGAACTCGCAGCCCTGCTGACCCTGTATCTAATAAGATACGCCTTGGTTTACCACCTGCGATCGCCATTTCCAAAAAATAGCCACGAACACGTTGACCGAGGGAAGGTTTTGTGTATAAAGGTAGGGATATGGTATTAAAACTTGGCTTGCGGGGTGTATTTTGAGAGATGTCGCGTAACGCTGAATTGGGGAAAAGAGTTGCAAATGCTGACTGTCGTTGCGCTGCTGGTTCAGGCGCGATATCCCAAAGGCTTTCGTAATAGAAAAAGCCGATACCTAAACCGCGTTGTTGCGTTGCTTCTACCTGGGATTGGATTTGTGGTAAGGCAACTGGGCGATTTCGTAACCCCGCCATAATACCGATACCAGTTGGGATGACTTGTTTTGTTTCTAAAATTTCTGGGCGGTTAATTTGAGCGATAAAACTTTCTAAATCATTACGGTATACTTGCATAACCAACTCATCAACAATACCCAACCGTACCCAGTTGAGCCAGTCTTGCAGTTGTAGCTTATAGGCGAAATCATAATAATTAGGAGCAACTGAGAAAATAGCATTCGGTTTTCTAGCTTT from Nostoc commune NIES-4072 includes:
- a CDS encoding glycoside hydrolase family 10 protein, giving the protein MATQFWEKSIEINATLTNLLFKLVRRGLLLCRSKLRKASGIAPSRLIHQGWWLLKKRLLPLLCLISFVAALLLNTFAPAVAQLPPQPRQEIRGVWLSGNDFSVFRNRSKVQAAMSQLRQLNFNTVYPVVWNDGYTHYPSAIMQKMGIPFFFKGTDGQDVIADIISQARREGLLAIPWFEFGFMVPLSSELASQHPDWLTQKRDGTQTSISAAGEVAWLNPFHPEVQKFITELVMEVITQYDADGVQFDDHTSLPVDFGYDKYTISLYTQETGNPPPPNPQAQAWIKWRADKISTFMVDLYQTVKARKPNAIFSVAPNYYDFAYKLQLQDWLNWVRLGIVDELVMQVYRNDLESFIAQINRPEILETKQVIPTGIGIMAGLRNRPVALPQIQSQVEATQQRGLGIGFFYYESLWDIAPEPAAQRQSAFATLFPNSALRDISQNTPRKPSFNTISLPLYTKPSLGQRVRGYFLEMAIAGGKPRRILLDTGSAGLRVPKEFLGNAPIRSTGQNIKEVLSDGTILEGELVYTNIRFGLLPAAEPVPVQIVTSRQCTAQKPNCSAKSGVPFSGIIGVNYFEKSLLYNPLRKLPGNLSNGFIVVGNGGSNNNGSLILGLTADNQAGFKMAPWSKQPEINGVPGNRWDSRLSKVCLTLAGSAAKNSCNGTMVTDTGTINALTEFKSASTAGKLKPGILRSTNALKVAINGIFDYSVTPGTRDGFNRWNLSISPQAELPIFVNTGIAFFDKYDVLFDQVNGRQGFRTRRQEGNKDLLPQK